ctctctctttttttttttttttttgagatggagtcgctctgtcacccaggctggagtgaagtggcacagtgtctgctcattgcaatctccgccttcctggttcaagtgattctcgtgcctcagcctcccaagtagctgggattacaggtgtgtgccaccacgcctggctaatttttgtatttttagtagagatgggttttttttgtttttttttatggagtcttgctctgtcgcccaggctggagtgcagtggcgcaacatcggctcactgcaagctctgcctcccgggttcacgctattttcctgcctcagcctcctgagtagctgggaatacaggcgcccaccaccacgcccggctaattttttttttagcagagatggggtttcaccatgttagccaggatggtctcgatctcctgacctcgtgatccacccaccttggcctcccaaaatgctgtgggtttcaccatgttggctaggctggtcttgaactcctgaacgcaggtgatccgtccgcctcggcctcccaaaatgctgggattacagacgtgagccaccgcgccccaccaaGTTctcgcttctttttttttttttttttttttttctttttgagacagtctcgcactgtcgcctaggctggagtgtagtggcacaatctcagctcactgcaacctctgcctccgggttgaagccattctcctgccttgccttagcctcccaagtaactgggattacaggtgcctgccaccacacctggctaatttttttttgtatttttagtagagacggggtttcactatgttggccaggctgatctcgaagtcctgacctcatgatccactcccttggcctctcaaagtgctgggattacagatgtgggccaccgcacccagcctagttcTCTCTTCTCAACAGTGGTTGTAGGACCTGTCAACAGATGCAGAGAAAGGTGTATCAATggtttaaagtcattttttcccTTAAGTCCCTGGTCTGGAGCTATAGTTTCTAAAGCAGAGCTTCTTAAACTTGTAGGAAATGGATCTTATGGCCCTTCCTgccataaaaatgtatatacatgccTAGGCATATGCTGCGCCCACACCCCCACGTGCAAATTTGCCTACAATTGAAGGGGTTCATGAGCCTCTTAATAACCatctgtagatcattttggaGGCGTTTTCTCAAACTGGGACCCAGACCAGAGCTACCAAATCAGAATCTCTTGGGGTGGGACCctggaaattacttttttttttttgagatggagtttcattcttgttgcccaggctggagtgcagtggcgtgatcttggctcaccacaacctctgcctccaagttcaggtgattcttcttccccagcatcccgagtagctgggattacaggcatgcgccaccacgcctggctaattttgtatttttagtagagatagggtgtctccatgttgttcaggctggtcttaaactcctgacctcaggtgatccgcccaccttggtctccaaaagtgctgggattacaggcgtaagccatcactGCCTGGCCctggaatttacatttttatcaagCTCCTTAAGTCTTTAGAAACCCTAAAGTGTGAAACTATTTAATTAAGTATCTGTAGATTCCCATCTAAGAACATCTGCTCTAATGAGAGGACATACATTGAAGTCATaggaagagaatgaaataatCATTCTGGTATCTTGAATCTCCTGGCCACATTTGTTCTTCATCTTTGTAATATAGAGAAGGGGGCCTGTtctgagagaagggaggagggcaggggagcCTTAGGGGGCCAAGGTGTGTGGACGGACTAGTAAGACGAACTTAGCAGAGTATCCTCCTCCATTCTCATTTAGGACCGACTGTGATTCCTCCACCACCTCACTCTGCTCCTTCCCTGTTGCCAATGTCTCACTGACTAAGGGTGGACGTGATCGGGTGAGTATCGGAACTAGAGAGAGGTTTCCTTAGAGCTTTAATGATTCGGAATAGGAAGACTTGAGAAAGGCCTAGAGAGCAGAAATTGAGTAATAAGagactggccaggtgcggtggctcacgcctgtaatcccactactttgggaggctgaggcaggcagatcacctgaggttgggagttcgagaccagcctgaccaacacggagaaaccctgtgtctcctaaaaatacaaaattagctgggcgtggtggcacatgcctgtaatcccagctattcaggatgctgaggcaggagaatcacttgaacccgggaggaggaggtttcggtgagccgagatcacgccatagTACTCCAGCCGGCAACAAGAATGAAGCTTCagcttagggaaaaaaaaaagactaagaggaagctttgaaggaaaagaaattaaaatgagttGTGTGTGTTGATTGATATTTCTGCAGCAGGTGCTAGACGTGTTCTTTCTCAACATAGTCCCTGACTTACGATAATTCAACTGAACAATTTTTCAACTTCACAGTGGTGCAAAAGTGACATACATTCCGTAGACACTGTACTTCACATACCtgtacaaccattctgtttttcactcttttttttgtttttgagacagagtctctgtcgccaggctggagtgcagtggtgcaatcttggctcactgcaacctccacctcccgggttcaagcgattctcctgcctcagcctcctgagtagcttgcactacaggcgcgcaccaccacacccagctaatttttttgtatttttagtagggatgggatttcaccatgttggctgggatagtctggatctcttgaccttgtgatctgcccgccttggcctcccaaagtgctgggattataggcgtcagccactgcactcagcctgtttttcactttcagtacagtattcaataaatcaCATGAGATATTCACTACTTTATTATAAgtataggctttgtgttagatgattttaaCCAACTATAGGTAGGCTAACGTAAATATTCTGAGCATGTTCAAGATAGGCTAGGCTAAATAAGctatgaagttcttttttttttttgagacggagtctcgctctgtcccccaggctggagtgcagtggcgcgatctcggctcactgcaagctccacctcccgggttcccgccattctcctgcctcagcctcccgagtagctgggactacaggcgcccgccaccgcacccggctaattttttgtaattttagtagagacagggtttcaccgtggtctcgatctcctgaccttgtgatccgcccgcctcggcctcccaaagtgctgggattacaggcatgagccaccacgcccggccgctaTGATGTTCTTTAGgctaggtgtattaaatgcattttcagctTATGATAGTTTCAACTTAGATGGGTTTATCGGAATGTAACCCCATCGTAAATTAAGGACCATCTGTATCAGGTGAAGTATTATCTATTTATCTGCTAGGTAAAATAAGCAATATCTGCTAGGTGAAGTAAGCAATGTTTTAGACCTTAATGAATAAATCAGTTATTACTTTGGAATAAGATGGGCATCTACCCAAGAGTTTTGAaagcatttatataaaattatgaaactGTTGTCAAATATGTGCAACCTGTCATTACAAAGGGTACTGTGCCAGAGGACTGGCCAGATGCCAGTGTGACGTCAACAATGGGACGTCACACTGGCATCTGGCCAGTCCTCTGGGAACCCTGAGAAATGCATATGGGGACTGGGCCCTCTATGGTAGGCAAGCTGAAGGAGGCTCTGATAAAGGAtaggttctttttctttcttttctttttttttttttgagacagagtcttgctctgtcactgaggctggagcacagtggcgcgatctcgcttcactgcaacctccaccacccgggatcaagctattctcccacctcagcttctcgagtacctgggattacaggtacccatcaccacgtctggctaatttttgtatttttagcagagacagggtttcaccatgttggtcaggctggtctaaaactcctgacctcaggtgatccacccacctcagcctccaaaagcgctggaattacatgagtgagcaaccacacccagcctaaagttatttttatttatttatttatttatttatttatttatttattttgagacggagtttctttcctgtcacccaggctagagtgcaatggcacgatttcagctcgctgcaacctctgcctcctgggttcaatcagttctcctgcctcagcctcccaagtagctggggttacaggtgtatgccagcatacctagctgatttttgtatttttaatagggatggggtttcatcacgtaggccaggctggtcttgaactcgtgatctcaggtggtctgcccacctcagcctcccaaagtgctgggattacaggcatgagccaccatgcccagcctgaagttatttttcaaaagtggTACTTGGGAGGAAACTGATCTAATGATAGAATGTCACACCTCTGAAGGGAAGAGTATAAACTATAGAGTCTGgggttctattttattttatgttttgagacaaggttttgccctgtcacccagcctggagtgcagtgatgcaatcgtggctcactgcagccttaaccttccaggttcaagtgatcttccaagtagctgggactacaggtgtgtgctaccatgcccagctgaccttttttttttttttttttaatttttagtagagataaggtcttactatgttgcctaggctcatctcaaactactaggctcaagtggtcctcccgactcagccacccaaagtgttaggattataaccaggtgtagtggctcacgcctgtaatctcagcactttgggaggctgaggagacaggtggatcacctgaggtcaggagttcaagaccagcctggccaacacagtcaaaccccatttctactaaaaatacaaaaattagccaagcgtggtggcgcaggcctgtaatcccagctactcaggaggctgaggcaggagaagcgcttaaacccggcaggcagaggttgcagtgagccgagatcacaccactgcactgcagcctgggtgacagagcaagactctgtctcaataataataggctgggcacagtggctcacgcctgttgtcCCAACCCTTTGGAAGGCCAGtgcaagcagatcacaaggtcaggagtttgagaccagcctgaccaacatggggaaaccccgtctttactaaaaatacaaaaattagccaggtgtgctgccatacatttgtagtcccagctgcttggcaggctgaggcaggagaatcgctggaacccaggaggcgtgggttgtggtgagccaagatcacaccactgcactccagcctgggtgacagagtgagacgctgtgtcaaaaaaaaaaaaaaaataggggtcaggcacggtggctcacgcttgtaattccaacagtttgggaggccgaggcaggggatcatgaggtcaagagatcgagaccatctgggccaacatggtgaaacgctgtctctactaaaaatacaaaaattagctgggcgtggtggtgcacacctgtaatcccagctactcgggaggctgaagcaggagagtcgcttgaacccaggaggcagaggttgcagtgagctgagatcgcggcactgcactgcagcctggtgacagagcagattccatctcaaaaaaataaataataacaaataactttattgagaagaaatgagaaagccGCAGTACCTGGAATGGTGCATACAGTTTTGTGGCCCATTGCCGAGATCATAATGGGGAGGCAGGGAGCCAAGGGAGGGAGCCTGAACTGAAATGATCAGGTGTGAGACTGTCAcatgaggaagggaggaaaaaaaggaggatgAGAGCAAATTCAGCCCATGTCCCTAATAATTAGAAGAGGTTGAACATTTTGTTTGTTgacaatgaacatttttaaatgaattaatgaatgaaataatctgtCCACTGTGTGTAACGGCTTGCTAGAAGTAGATGTGGTCGCTGCTCTCAATGAGCTCACAGCATTGATGGAAAACTATACATTGCATACATTTGCATGTATTTAAGTGGCAAACTGTAAGATGTGgattctggccaggcgtggtggctcacacctgtaatcccagcactttgggaggtcaaggcgggtggatcacctgaggtcagggttcaagaccagcctgaccaatatggtgaaaccccatctcaaaatacaaaaattagccaggcgtggtggcatgtgcctgtagtcgcagctacttgggaggctgagacgggagaatcgtttgaacccaaggggtagaggtcacagtgagccaagatcatgccattgtactccaacctgggcgacagagtaagactccgtctaaaaaaaaaaaaaaagggatgtgGATTTTGCATTCCAGAATAATTTGTGAAGAATTAGATCAGTGTTTTCTGGGATAGTTTAAGACAATGGAGATGGCGATGTTCAAAGcagatctttttttgttttttgttttgttatgttttgttttttcttcttgatacggagtctctctctgttgcccaggctggagtgcactggtgtgatcttgcctcactgcaacctctgcctcccggcttcaagtgattgtcttgccttaacttcctgagtggctgggattgcaggcgcccgccaccacgtccagctaatttttgtattttttttagtagagatggggtttcaccacattggctaggctgatctcgaactcctgacctggtagtccacccacctcagcctcccaaagtgttgggattacaggcttgagccactgtgcccgacccaaAGTGGATCTTTTAAGGAAGGGTGAATATTACATGAGAGTGTTAGAGAAGGAGGAGAATCTGCCCATCAAGCAGACAAATGTGAACAAAGGCATGGATTTATTCACAAGGTTTTAGTATTAAATTCTGTGGATCCCCTTGGaggagattaatttttttttttgagttggggtctcattctgtcaccccaattggagtgcagtggctcaatcatagctgattgtagcttcaaactcctgggctcaagagatcctcctgcctaagtctcctcagtagttgggactgcaggcaggcaccaccacgcctggctaagagAACTACCTATTTTAATGTTTCAAAGAATTTGGGccaagggcagtggctcacacctgtaatctcagcactttgggaggccaaggcggattcattgagcccagcagttcaagaccaacttgggcaacacagtgagacagaccccgtctctacaaaaaaataaaaaattagctgggtgtggtggctcatacctatagttccagctactcaggaggctgaggcaggaagatcaattgagcccaggaggttgaggctgcagtgagctgtgatcacaccactgcactccaaccttggtgacagagcgagaccctgtctcaaaaaagaaaagaattaatagACTGGGGGAGTGGTTGAGGGGAAGAATTCATAggctgagcaacaaagcaagacccctgtctctccaaaaaaaaaaattttttttagttgggtgtcattgcatgtgcctgtagttcctatggtcccaggtactttggaggctgaggcaggaggatagattgagcccagaagttccaggcacagtgagccatgatcatgccactgccttccagcctgggtgacagagcaagaccttgtcttcaaaaaaaaaaaaaaaggtttatgaaGCAACTGGCTTAATTTTCTGGTATCTACAGAGGGTAGGAATCTCATGGAATCCATTTTCTTCAAcagatagttttttgtttttttgttttgagacagaatcttgcattgtcgcccaggctggagtacagtggcgcgatctcagctaactgcaacctccgcttccctctgcctcagcctcccgagtagctaggattacaggtgcctgctaccatgcccagctaatttttgtatttttagtagagacaaggtttcaccgtcttggccaggcttgtcttgaactcctgacctcgtgttacactcatctcagcctcccgagtagctgggattgcaggtgcctgccaccatgcccggctaatttttgtatttttagtagagatggggtttcaccatgttggccaggctgttctcgaactcctgacctcaggtgatccacctgcctcggcctcccaaagtgctgggattacaggcatgagccactgcacctggctaacccttttttttttttttaaacccattacctctgattaaaaacaaaagctttatCCTCACCCCTGTGATTTTTATGTACTACTGTGTGAGGGCCTTGTTGCTAGATATGAATCAATAAAGGGGTTAGAAGAATATAGAAATAGGTAAAACTAGGGCATGTTTGGTGGCAAATCTTTAACCTCTTGAGAGTGATACCTGTGAAGGAGTCTTCCTACTCTGAGTCTTGGGGTGCTACCAACAGAACCAAGATAAGGGACCTAGAATGGCAAAAAGATGATCTGGAGCGAGGATGACTGTGCCAAAGCTGGCTGGGGAGATTGAGCACCGTCAGTACTTGATTAATAATGTAAGGGCAGGTTGGGCCCTGGGGATAGCCTCACCGGCACATAGGCCAGAGTCACAGATGGCCCAGTTGGCAACATGACGGTTCACTTTTGGAAAAGAAACGTGACACAGCCTTTCTGGGAACAAGGTAGCGAGTCTGATTCAGGAGAGCCAACAGGATACCGAAGACCTGGACATGGGAGGCTCCAGCCACCAGAAGGGGGCAGCACCTTCTTGGGATGACAGATTGAAAGGcctgttaggccgggcgcggtggctcaagcctgtaatcccagcactttgggaggccgagatgggcggatcacgaggtcaggagatcgagaccatcctggctaacacggtgaaaccccgtctctactaaaaaaaatacaaaaacttagccgggcgaggtggcgggcgcctgtagtcccagctactcgggaggctgaggcaggagaatggcgtaaacccgggaggcggagcttgcagtgagctgagatccggccagtgcactccagcctgggcgacagagcgagactccgtctcaaaaaaaaaaaaaaaaaaaaaagaaaggcctgTTAGGCCACCCAAGAGGGTTGTGGCCGAGTATTTGGGGGTGTTGGGGGGCTAGTAGGGAGGTGGAATAGGGACGGtacattttcaacaaaaattttttaaaagaaatggggGCTACCTTCGGCAGGTGCTGATGTATGGACAGCCGTATCGTGTTACCTTAGAGCTTGAGCTGCCGGAGTCCCCTGTGAATCAAGATTTGGGCATGTTCTTGGTCACCATTTCCTGCTACACCAGAGGTGGCCGAATCATCTCCACTTCTTCGCGTTCGGTAAGTGTTTGTGGCCTGTCTGAGAAGGTGTGGAGGAAGACAGCAGGATCAGAATGGGTAgggggccggatgcggtggctcatgcctgtaatcctagcagtttgggaggccgaggcaggcagatggcttgagcccaagagttcaagactggcctgggaaacatggcgaaacccatctctacaaaaaacgtttaaaaaattaactgggcatgatggcacacgactgtagtcccagctactctagaggctgaggtgggaggatcgcttgaacctgggaggttgagtctgcagtgagccgagattgcaccactgttctccctgctgggcaacagagcaagatcgtctcaaaaaaaaaaaagaatgtctggGTAGGGATTCCACTGGAGGAAACACCCTTGGCTTTGAGGTCACAGACACATCAGGATAAAGAAAGGAatcaaggctgggcgcagtggctcacgcctgtaatcccagcactttgggaggccgaggtgggtagatcacctgaggaccagaatttgagaccagcctgaccaacacggagaaaccccgtctctacttaaaacacaaaattagttgggcatggtggtgcatgcctgtaatcccagctactcaggaagctgaggcaggagaattgcttgaacccgggaggcagaggttgcggtgagccgagatcgcaccactgtattccagcctgggcaacgagagcaaaactttgtctttaaaaaaaaaaaaaaaagaaaagaaaaggaatcagCTTACCAAACCAGAAACCTTTGCCAGACACCCCAGGTATCTCATGAGCACACCCAGCTTTGGGGTTAAGTTTGAAGAGTGGAGCTGCTCTCAGAAAACAGACTTTAACGCCAGACAGACATGGGTTTGTGTCCTCATTCAGAAACAAGCTAGCTCTGGGTCACCTGACTTAACTTCTTGGgtataaagtattataaaatgggtataatagtaactgccggccgggcgcggtggctcaagcctgtaatcccagcactttgggaggccgagacgggcggatcacgaggtcaggagatcgagaccatcctgggtaacacagtgaaaccccgtctctactaaaaatacaaaaacttagccgggcgaggtggcaggcgcctgtagtcccagctactcgggaggctgaggcaggagaatggcgtgaacccgggaggcggagcttgcagtgagctgagatcccgccactgcactccagcctgggtgacagagcaagactccgtctcaaaaaaaaaaaaaaaaaaaaaaaaaaaaaaagtaactgccTCATAGCAAGACTAGTTTGGATTCAATGGGGAAATGTAAAATTCCTGTTAGCACATAGTGGCTGttcaatgttttttttgtttttgagacagagatctcgctctgtcgcccaggctggagtgcagtggcatgatctcggctcactgcagccttcacctcctgggttcaagcgattctcctgcctcagcctcccaagtagctgggactacaggtgcccaccaccacacctggctaatttttgtatttttagtagaggtggggtttcaccatgttgaccaagctggtctcaaactcctggtctcaaatgattcaaccacctcagcctcccaaagtgctgcaattacaggtgtgagccatcgcacctggcctaataAATGTTAAGACACCATTCTTCCATTAATTAACAACACAACCTCATCATGAAGCAAATTCCTGACATCTACATGGGGGAAAAAAGCTTCAGATGATGCACTGGGACTTAGATCCCATACTGGATTACAGAACTACTTGGTGGGAAAGGCCGATCAGAGACAGTGTTGGGCTTAATCCAGGAAGGTTTCTTGGAAGGAGGGGCCTTTGCTCTATAATAGAGTGTGGTTGGGTAGGGGGAGAGGTTCAAGCAATTGGAATGGTTGGATGAAGACTGAGGGGTAGGAAGTGAAGGTGAGGGAGCCGGGGACCTAAGGAAGAAGCCACCTTCCTAGACTACTCAGGGATGGTTGAGGGGTAGATAGGGTCATGGGGATCTGGCGCACCTGttcccagcctctgcttcccacccCCGGCAGGTGATGCTGCATTACCGCTCAGACCTGCTCCAGATGCTGGACACACTGGTCTTCTCTAGCCTCCTGCTGTTTGGCTTTGCAGAGCAGAAGCAGCTGCTGGAGGTGGAACTCTACGCAGACTATAGAGAGAACTCGGTGAGTGAGGTGAACGATGACTAGGAGATAGCCCCTCCCATTAGCCCAGGATTCTACCTGAGGAGCCTCCAGGCTCAGGAGACATCACAACTGAGAGGCTGGAAGTGAGGCTCAGATGGGGAGGGTAAGAGTGCCAGCGGCAGGGCCCTGGCCTGATGCCGCCctcaccccccccccccccgcagtATGTGCCAACCACTGGAGCGATCATTGAGATCCACAGCAAGCGCATCCAGCTGTACGGAGCCTACCTCCGCATCCACGCGCACTTCACTGGGCTCAGGTGAGGGGCCAACTGGAGTGGACCTTGGGCAACTCTCATGAGGGCTAACCTTCCACCAAGGGGGTCCCAAGCAGAGGTAATGGGTTCACAGAGCAGAGCTGAGTTGGGTTTCACATAGGCCAGAGGGTCTCAAAGCTGCTGTATACTGGCCTATCAACTCCCTggggaactttttaaaaacaccctTGGGCACCCCACCCAGACCAGCTGAACCAGGATTTGTTAAGGTCTTGTCTAGGCAtcagaattttacatttttgttttttacccctGCCACCCTCCATCATCCGTTTTCATCTTCCCTCTGCCCTGCCTTCCACCCAGAAATCCAGGGCTGAGGGCTGCACCCAAGTGagcagatttattttatttatttatttatttattttatttatttatttttttaattttattttttttgagacggagtcttgctctgtcacccaggctggagtgcagtggccagatctcggctcactgcaagctctgcctcccgggttcacgccattctcctgcctca
This portion of the Macaca mulatta isolate MMU2019108-1 chromosome 14, T2T-MMU8v2.0, whole genome shotgun sequence genome encodes:
- the BSCL2 gene encoding seipin isoform X10 codes for the protein MVNDPPVPALLWAQEVGQVLAGRARRLLLQFGVLFCTVLLLLWVSVFLYGSFYYSYMPTVSHLSPVHFYYRTDCDSSTTSLCSFPVANVSLTKGGRDRVLMYGQPYRVTLELELPESPVNQDLGMFLVTISCYTRGGRIISTSSRSVMLHYRSDLLQMLDTLVFSSLLLFGFAEQKQLLEVELYADYRENSYVPTTGAIIEIHSKRIQLYGAYLRIHAHFTGLRLTSEKETIPGRKSNEGSLLISQGLKARRSQLHNQMLQRMVRALKIPRGQRVSCLRRRNQISSP